A DNA window from bacterium BMS3Abin11 contains the following coding sequences:
- the nuoI gene encoding NADH-quinone oxidoreductase subunit I, with the protein MIKKVIYAIKSLFLIELMKGLSVTGKHLFKRKITVQYPEEKTPMSFRFRGLHALRRYPNGEERCIACKLCEAVCPALAIKIDSEVREDGSRRTSRYDIDLTKCIFCGFCEEACPVDAIVETRVFEYFGEKAGDLYYTKDMLLAVGERMEASIASDRKQDAVYR; encoded by the coding sequence ATGATAAAAAAAGTAATTTATGCCATTAAGAGTCTATTCCTGATCGAGTTGATGAAGGGTTTGTCAGTAACGGGCAAACACCTGTTCAAAAGAAAGATCACGGTACAGTATCCTGAAGAAAAGACACCGATGTCTTTCCGTTTTCGAGGTTTGCATGCACTGCGCCGCTATCCGAATGGAGAAGAACGCTGTATTGCCTGTAAATTGTGTGAGGCAGTATGTCCGGCCCTGGCAATAAAGATAGATTCTGAAGTAAGAGAAGACGGTTCGCGGCGCACCAGCCGATACGATATAGATTTAACCAAGTGCATATTCTGCGGTTTCTGTGAAGAGGCCTGCCCTGTAGATGCTATCGTCGAAACGCGTGTGTTTGAATATTTCGGCGAAAAAGCAGGTGATCTTTATTACACCAAGGACATGTTGCTGGCTGTTGGAGAACGCATGGAAGCAAGTATTGCAAGCGACAGGAAACAGGATGCCGTTTACCGGTAG
- the nuoJ gene encoding NADH-quinone oxidoreductase subunit J translates to MTFEQLVFYFLASVAVISAGLVITVRNPVRAALFLILTFFTVAVIWLLLEAEFLAIVLVLVYVGAVMVLFLFVVMMLDIDTDQLREGFAKYLPIGATVAVIILLQLVIVFSSGPFDIEQMPAPAAAAVDYSNTHQLGLLLYTYYVYPFELAAVLLLLAMVAAIALSLRGRMSAKRQRPDAQVRVRKEDRLRVVKMNAEKQD, encoded by the coding sequence ATGACATTTGAACAACTGGTATTTTACTTTCTAGCATCGGTAGCAGTGATATCTGCTGGCCTGGTGATTACCGTACGTAACCCGGTACGGGCAGCCTTGTTCCTGATTCTGACATTTTTTACAGTAGCAGTGATCTGGTTATTGCTGGAAGCAGAATTTCTGGCCATTGTGCTGGTGCTGGTATATGTCGGTGCAGTAATGGTGTTGTTCCTGTTTGTGGTGATGATGCTGGATATTGATACTGATCAGTTACGAGAAGGTTTTGCTAAATACCTGCCCATCGGTGCGACAGTGGCAGTCATCATACTGCTGCAACTGGTCATTGTTTTCAGTTCCGGCCCTTTTGATATAGAACAGATGCCGGCTCCAGCCGCAGCGGCTGTTGACTACAGCAACACACACCAGCTGGGTCTGTTGCTCTACACATACTATGTTTACCCATTTGAACTGGCGGCAGTTTTACTGTTGTTGGCAATGGTTGCAGCTATTGCTTTGAGCCTGAGAGGGCGCATGTCTGCAAAACGGCAGAGACCAGATGCCCAGGTACGTGTGCGTAAAGAAGACCGTTTACGCGTAGTGAAAATGAATGCTGAGAAGCAGGACTGA
- the nuoK_1 gene encoding NADH-quinone oxidoreductase subunit K, which translates to MIALSDYLILGAILFSISVAGIYLNRKNVIILLMSIELMLLSVNLNFIAFSHYLNDLAGQVFVFFILTVAAAESAIGLAIIIVLFRRRHTINIEDLDSLKG; encoded by the coding sequence ATGATTGCTTTATCAGACTATTTGATTCTAGGCGCCATACTGTTCTCGATAAGTGTGGCTGGGATCTATCTGAACAGGAAAAATGTCATCATCCTGCTGATGTCGATCGAGTTGATGCTGCTCTCAGTCAATCTTAACTTTATTGCCTTCTCACATTATCTGAATGATCTGGCAGGACAGGTATTTGTGTTCTTTATACTTACCGTTGCCGCCGCAGAATCCGCAATCGGTCTGGCCATAATCATTGTTCTGTTTCGGCGCAGGCATACCATTAATATCGAAGATCTGGACAGTTTAAAAGGATAG
- the nuoL_1 gene encoding NADH-quinone oxidoreductase subunit L translates to MDNMKLLYLAIPLVCLFAALIAGVFGRQIGRVGAHSITIAAVATAFVLSLYVSFDVLAGNTFNGTIYVWGVSDNFPFEIGFLIDSLTVTMMVIVTFISLMVHIYTIGYMRDDPGYQRFFSYISLFTFAMLMLVMSNNFLQLFFGWELVGLVSYLLIGFWYTRESAIYANMKAFLVNRVGDLGFLIGIAAIYATFGTLDYNAVFASVPDVLGQTIEILPGSEWSIITFISILLFIGAMGKSAQVPLHVWLPDSMEGPTPISALIHAATMVTAGIFMVARTSPIFEFSDTALSVVMIIGAITAFFMALLGLVQNDIKRVIAYSTLSQLGYMTVGLGASGYAASIFHLGNHAFFKALLFLAAGSVIIAMHHEQDMRKMGGLRKFLPWTYITALIGSLALAGIPPFAGFFSKDLIIESVHHSELFGSGIAYVSVLSSVVLTAFYSFRLMFMTFHGRPRMDNHTLQHLKESPMVVVLPLLLLAIPSMIAGALFINPMAFGDYFSGAIFVLPQHDVIGAIAEDYAGESSLAVVFSFMFHGILQPPFWLAISGIFLAWLFYVRLPELPGKVVASVKPLYSLLMNKYYFDDFNQKYLANGTLGMGRLLSKFGDRIFIDGWLVNGTAKVVGFLSKKLRPLQSGLVNHYAFAMILGLLVLMTWFIRIN, encoded by the coding sequence ATGGATAACATGAAACTCCTTTATCTAGCTATTCCATTAGTCTGTTTGTTCGCTGCACTGATAGCGGGAGTCTTCGGTCGACAGATTGGTCGTGTTGGTGCACACAGTATCACCATAGCAGCGGTAGCAACAGCCTTTGTACTTTCACTCTATGTGTCTTTCGATGTGCTGGCAGGAAACACATTCAACGGTACCATTTATGTCTGGGGCGTCAGTGACAACTTCCCTTTTGAAATCGGTTTTCTGATTGATAGCCTGACCGTCACCATGATGGTGATAGTGACTTTTATTTCACTGATGGTGCATATCTACACCATTGGTTATATGCGCGATGATCCAGGTTATCAGCGTTTCTTTAGCTATATTTCCCTTTTCACCTTCGCCATGCTGATGCTGGTGATGTCGAATAACTTCCTGCAGTTGTTCTTCGGCTGGGAACTGGTCGGACTGGTTTCCTATCTATTGATTGGTTTCTGGTATACCAGAGAGTCGGCGATTTATGCGAACATGAAGGCGTTTCTGGTCAACCGCGTCGGTGACCTTGGCTTCCTGATTGGTATCGCTGCCATTTATGCCACATTCGGTACGCTGGACTACAATGCTGTTTTTGCCTCAGTGCCGGATGTTCTCGGTCAGACTATTGAAATACTGCCGGGCAGTGAATGGAGCATCATTACCTTTATCAGCATCCTGTTGTTCATTGGGGCCATGGGGAAATCAGCACAGGTTCCATTACATGTCTGGCTACCTGATTCAATGGAAGGCCCGACACCTATCTCTGCATTGATCCACGCGGCAACCATGGTGACCGCTGGTATTTTCATGGTGGCACGTACCTCACCCATATTTGAATTTTCAGACACTGCATTAAGCGTGGTGATGATCATCGGTGCGATCACAGCATTTTTTATGGCCTTGCTTGGTCTGGTGCAAAACGATATCAAGCGTGTCATTGCCTACTCAACATTGTCACAGTTGGGTTACATGACCGTAGGCCTGGGGGCATCAGGCTATGCGGCATCAATTTTCCACCTGGGTAACCATGCATTTTTCAAGGCGCTACTTTTCCTCGCTGCAGGCTCTGTCATAATCGCTATGCACCACGAGCAGGATATGCGCAAAATGGGAGGGCTTAGAAAGTTCCTGCCCTGGACCTATATCACGGCATTGATTGGCTCACTGGCATTGGCCGGTATTCCACCTTTTGCCGGATTCTTTTCCAAGGATCTGATCATTGAAAGCGTGCATCATTCAGAGTTGTTCGGTTCCGGTATCGCCTATGTATCCGTGCTGTCCAGTGTGGTACTGACCGCATTTTATTCCTTCCGCCTGATGTTTATGACCTTCCATGGCCGGCCGCGCATGGATAATCATACACTGCAGCACCTGAAAGAATCACCGATGGTCGTCGTGCTGCCCTTATTGCTGTTAGCGATCCCTTCTATGATCGCAGGTGCTTTATTTATTAATCCTATGGCTTTTGGTGATTACTTCTCCGGTGCAATTTTTGTCCTGCCGCAACATGATGTAATCGGTGCGATCGCAGAAGACTATGCGGGTGAATCAAGCCTGGCGGTTGTGTTCAGCTTTATGTTTCACGGCATTCTGCAACCGCCATTCTGGCTGGCTATCAGCGGTATATTTCTCGCATGGCTATTTTATGTTCGACTACCGGAATTGCCGGGCAAGGTGGTTGCATCGGTCAAACCGCTGTATAGCCTGTTGATGAACAAATATTATTTTGACGATTTTAACCAGAAATACCTTGCAAACGGCACCCTCGGCATGGGTCGTCTATTGTCGAAATTCGGCGATAGGATATTTATTGATGGCTGGCTTGTGAACGGTACAGCAAAAGTCGTTGGCTTTTTATCGAAAAAATTAAGGCCACTGCAGTCCGGCCTGGTCAATCATTATGCTTTTGCCATGATTCTCGGTCTGTTGGTGCTAATGACCTGGTTCATACGAATAAACTAA
- the nuoM_1 gene encoding NADH-quinone oxidoreductase subunit M, which yields MFEVNQLSLAIWLPIIGGIAVLATGNDQRAGLARIMALLVSIAAFLTTLPLYIGFDISTGDMQFIEHLRWIPALNINYSLGIDGIALLLIMLTAFLTIIVVISAWQVIQEKVAQYMAAFLIMEGLMIGVFSATDAILFYVFWEAMLIPMFLIIGIWGGPNRIYATIKFFLYTLLGSLLMLVALVYLYIKSGNSFALADMYAVKLSLTEQIWLFIAFFSAFAVKIPMFPVHTWLPDAHVEAPAGGSVVLAAIMLKMGAYGFIRFNLPITPDASHSLSFVIIVLSLIAIVYISMVALAQTDMKRLIAYSSIAHMGFVTLGLFVFNKMALEGAIIQMISHGLISGAMFLCVGVLYDRMHTRNMSDYGGVANTMPKFAAFMMFFAMANVGLPGTSGFVGEFLVILGVFQVNAWYAIIAGTTLILGAAYTLWMYKKAIYGAVNNDMVKALKDINSREGLFLLLLTLSVLVIGLWPAPFLEIIHASVDRLLTLSAVTKL from the coding sequence ATGTTTGAAGTAAATCAATTAAGCCTTGCAATCTGGTTGCCGATAATCGGTGGCATAGCTGTGCTGGCGACAGGTAATGATCAGCGCGCAGGCTTGGCAAGGATAATGGCTTTACTGGTCAGTATTGCTGCATTCCTGACAACATTGCCGTTGTATATCGGCTTTGATATATCTACAGGTGACATGCAGTTCATTGAGCATCTTCGATGGATACCGGCACTGAATATAAACTATTCTCTGGGAATAGATGGTATCGCTTTGTTACTGATCATGTTAACGGCCTTTCTTACCATTATTGTAGTGATATCTGCCTGGCAGGTGATTCAGGAGAAGGTGGCACAATACATGGCGGCCTTCCTGATTATGGAAGGGCTAATGATAGGTGTCTTTTCAGCCACTGATGCCATTTTATTCTATGTCTTCTGGGAAGCCATGTTGATACCCATGTTCCTGATAATTGGTATATGGGGTGGGCCGAACAGGATTTATGCCACGATAAAGTTCTTCCTCTATACATTGCTTGGTTCATTATTGATGCTGGTGGCGCTGGTCTATCTATATATAAAAAGCGGCAACAGTTTTGCACTTGCCGATATGTATGCTGTGAAACTCAGCTTAACTGAGCAAATATGGCTGTTTATAGCATTCTTCAGTGCCTTTGCTGTCAAAATACCAATGTTCCCGGTACATACCTGGTTGCCTGATGCGCATGTTGAGGCCCCTGCAGGCGGTTCTGTAGTGCTGGCGGCAATTATGTTGAAGATGGGTGCCTACGGCTTTATCCGATTCAATTTACCGATCACTCCAGATGCCAGTCACAGTTTATCTTTTGTCATTATTGTTCTGTCACTAATCGCGATTGTCTATATCTCCATGGTTGCACTGGCGCAGACAGACATGAAGAGATTGATTGCCTACTCATCGATCGCACACATGGGTTTTGTCACGCTGGGTTTGTTTGTGTTTAACAAGATGGCTTTGGAAGGTGCAATCATCCAGATGATATCGCACGGTTTAATCTCAGGCGCGATGTTCCTTTGTGTCGGTGTGCTCTATGACCGCATGCATACACGTAACATGAGTGACTATGGTGGTGTGGCGAATACCATGCCTAAATTTGCGGCATTTATGATGTTCTTTGCGATGGCCAATGTCGGACTGCCGGGGACTTCGGGTTTTGTCGGAGAATTCCTGGTAATACTAGGTGTCTTCCAGGTTAACGCATGGTACGCAATCATCGCCGGCACGACTTTGATTCTGGGGGCAGCCTACACCCTGTGGATGTATAAAAAGGCTATTTATGGTGCCGTAAACAATGACATGGTTAAGGCGTTAAAGGATATCAACAGTAGAGAAGGTTTATTCCTGCTGCTACTTACTCTTAGTGTACTCGTCATAGGACTATGGCCGGCGCCATTCCTGGAAATCATTCATGCCTCTGTCGACAGGCTACTTACGCTTTCGGCAGTAACCAAACTGTAA
- the nuoN_1 gene encoding NADH-quinone oxidoreductase subunit N translates to MNNIFADIQLATPEIFVFSMACIILLADRFTHERMPKASFLLTQLTLLVGLYLVTTTVPEGGSVKAFNDMFILDGMATLSKQVILSLTFVVLIYSYSYITERKMYRGEYFVLILNAVLGMMVLTSASHFLTIYIGLELLSLSLYTLVAMNRDSDLATEAAMKYFVLGALASGMLLYGMSMIYGATGSLDIETIRGAIQGMESDDAMLILGLVFIIVGVGFKLGAVPFHMWVPDIYQGAPTSVVLFLGTAPKVAAFAFIMRLLVDGFQGLAVSWSDMLTIIAVLSMATGNLLAIVQTNLKRMLAYSTISHMGYFLLGILSATPNGYSASLFYVIVYSFTSLAAFGLIIMMSRAGFEAEEISDYKGLNKRHPWFAALVALVMFSMAGIPPTVGFFAKLSVIQALIDVEMYWLAVVAVLFAVIGAYYYLRIVKTVYFDKPETNEPISARLGMQFVLSVNVLALILILPWIGIIMDAVSNAISAMG, encoded by the coding sequence ATGAACAATATATTTGCAGACATCCAGCTTGCTACTCCTGAAATTTTCGTATTTTCTATGGCCTGTATAATCCTGCTGGCCGATAGATTTACCCATGAACGGATGCCAAAGGCGAGCTTCCTGCTTACTCAACTTACCCTGCTCGTGGGTTTATATCTGGTGACGACCACCGTCCCGGAAGGGGGGTCGGTAAAGGCATTCAATGATATGTTTATCCTTGACGGCATGGCGACTCTGAGCAAACAGGTCATTCTTTCCCTGACATTCGTCGTACTCATTTACTCATATTCGTATATTACTGAACGCAAGATGTATCGCGGAGAGTATTTTGTACTGATTCTGAATGCTGTACTCGGTATGATGGTATTGACCTCAGCCAGCCATTTCTTAACCATCTATATTGGCCTTGAGTTGTTATCATTATCGCTCTATACGCTTGTTGCCATGAATCGTGATTCTGATCTGGCAACTGAAGCGGCAATGAAATATTTTGTCCTCGGCGCTCTGGCCTCGGGCATGTTGCTCTATGGTATGTCGATGATCTATGGTGCAACAGGCAGCCTCGACATAGAAACCATCAGAGGCGCCATACAGGGAATGGAGTCAGATGATGCAATGCTGATTCTTGGGCTGGTTTTCATTATAGTGGGAGTTGGCTTCAAACTTGGCGCCGTACCATTCCACATGTGGGTGCCCGATATCTACCAGGGTGCGCCGACTTCGGTTGTTCTGTTCCTGGGCACCGCTCCCAAGGTTGCTGCATTTGCCTTTATTATGCGTCTGTTAGTGGATGGTTTTCAGGGGCTTGCCGTCAGCTGGTCTGATATGTTGACTATCATCGCCGTACTCTCCATGGCGACGGGTAATTTACTGGCGATAGTTCAGACCAATCTAAAACGCATGCTGGCTTATTCAACCATCTCTCACATGGGCTATTTCCTGCTGGGAATACTGAGTGCCACTCCAAATGGATACAGTGCATCTCTTTTCTACGTCATTGTTTATTCATTCACCAGTCTGGCGGCATTTGGTCTTATTATTATGATGTCACGAGCAGGTTTTGAAGCAGAAGAAATTAGCGATTATAAGGGACTGAATAAACGACACCCATGGTTTGCGGCTCTGGTCGCCCTGGTTATGTTCTCCATGGCTGGAATACCACCGACTGTTGGATTTTTCGCCAAGTTATCCGTTATTCAGGCCCTGATAGATGTAGAAATGTACTGGCTTGCTGTCGTTGCGGTACTGTTTGCTGTTATCGGTGCCTATTATTACCTGAGAATCGTCAAAACCGTGTATTTTGACAAGCCAGAAACAAATGAGCCAATATCAGCCAGGCTTGGAATGCAATTTGTGCTAAGTGTGAATGTGCTCGCACTAATACTTATTCTGCCATGGATCGGTATAATAATGGATGCTGTCAGTAACGCAATCAGTGCCATGGGATAA